From a region of the Candidatus Neomarinimicrobiota bacterium genome:
- a CDS encoding motility protein A: MDFATIIGVLIGVGLVGGAIFMQGVAQGTNPNVFVDYRSIMIVLGGTLAATAIAFPLKEVLRLLTILRAVFKGGKLELGPLVDEIVDMSGVARKGPKDLEDALVRVGNPFLKDGLQMVVDGYSVEEIRDILGTRVEYREDRERTEASLFKAMGKFSPAFGIIGTLIGLVYMLKGMGAGGTEDVAAQVGGGMATALITTFYGALLANLFFLPMSEKLTSQISSKSAMQNMITEGVCLLQMKKHPLIVREKINSFIPPREWKKMEPGGGA, encoded by the coding sequence ATGGATTTCGCAACCATAATTGGTGTCTTGATCGGCGTTGGCCTGGTAGGCGGTGCCATTTTTATGCAGGGAGTCGCACAGGGTACCAATCCCAATGTATTTGTGGATTATCGCTCGATCATGATTGTCTTGGGTGGTACGTTGGCGGCTACGGCCATCGCGTTCCCACTTAAAGAGGTTCTGCGCCTGCTCACAATCTTGCGAGCAGTGTTCAAAGGTGGGAAATTGGAGCTGGGACCGTTGGTGGATGAGATTGTCGATATGAGTGGTGTCGCGCGGAAGGGTCCCAAGGATCTGGAAGACGCCCTCGTTCGGGTCGGCAACCCGTTCCTTAAAGATGGACTACAGATGGTCGTGGATGGCTATTCTGTGGAGGAGATCCGGGATATCCTGGGAACCCGGGTTGAATATCGTGAGGATCGGGAGCGCACGGAAGCCAGTTTATTCAAGGCTATGGGCAAGTTTTCTCCCGCTTTTGGGATTATTGGCACCCTGATAGGTTTGGTCTATATGCTCAAGGGTATGGGTGCTGGGGGGACTGAAGACGTAGCCGCCCAGGTCGGGGGCGGCATGGCTACGGCCTTGATTACCACCTTCTATGGGGCTTTGCTGGCCAACCTGTTCTTCTTGCCCATGTCTGAAAAACTAACCAGCCAGATCAGCAGCAAAAGCGCCATGCAGAATATGATCACGGAAGGGGTCTGCCTGCTCCAGATGAAGAAGCATCCCCTGATCGTGCGCGAAAAAATAAATTCGTTTATTCCACCAAGAGAGTGGAAGAAGATGGAACCGGGAGGAGGAGCCTAG
- a CDS encoding flagellar motor protein MotB yields the protein MPIKPREDEGLPEYFATFADMMTLLMTFFVLLFSMSTLDPVKIADMAASMEANLAGKAKETRVAIKTQSQIRQEVLTAIDQTRMQEFAQVTHSPKGTSITIDSRFAFDIGEAELKPAIYPFLDAVIPIMMDQGNKFPIAVEGHTDNLPTIGEIAARYPTNWELSAARAARVVRYCIEKGVPGGKLRAVGFADRIPYGTSWQQTRYGVTEEMVRAGNSTPELQAQNRRVEITFLSVG from the coding sequence ATGCCAATCAAACCAAGAGAAGATGAGGGCCTGCCGGAGTACTTTGCGACTTTTGCCGACATGATGACCCTGTTGATGACCTTTTTTGTGCTATTGTTCTCCATGTCGACGCTGGACCCGGTGAAGATTGCTGACATGGCCGCCTCGATGGAGGCCAATCTCGCAGGGAAGGCGAAAGAGACGAGAGTGGCCATCAAGACGCAGAGCCAGATCCGCCAGGAAGTGCTTACGGCTATTGACCAAACGCGAATGCAGGAGTTTGCTCAGGTTACCCACAGCCCCAAGGGAACCAGTATCACCATTGACAGCCGATTTGCATTTGATATCGGCGAAGCTGAACTCAAGCCCGCCATTTACCCCTTCCTGGATGCCGTCATTCCGATCATGATGGACCAAGGCAACAAGTTTCCAATCGCTGTGGAAGGACATACAGACAACCTACCCACGATTGGCGAGATTGCTGCTCGCTATCCCACCAATTGGGAGCTGTCAGCAGCCCGGGCGGCACGGGTGGTCAGGTACTGTATCGAAAAAGGAGTACCGGGGGGCAAACTCCGCGCTGTCGGCTTTGCCGATCGGATCCCCTATGGCACCAGCTGGCAGCAGACCCGGTATGGCGTGACCGAAGAGATGGTGAGGGCAGGCAATAGCACCCCCGAACTTCAGGCCCAGAATCGGCGGGTGGAAATCACCTTCCTCTCGGTCGGCTAA